In one window of Eggerthella guodeyinii DNA:
- the dprA gene encoding DNA-processing protein DprA, protein MSALAGERTVLERGGAGYPSALARVAQPPELLYVVGDPAALEEGIAIVGARKATPYGRGCAQRFAALAARRGVAVVSGGARGCDAAAHAAALDAGGRTVAFLGGGCDRLYPAEHAGLFQRIVDGGGAVASEHAWGEDPKPYRFRLRNRLIAGLARATLIVEAGLPSGTFSTADEALAANRDVLVVPGAITAASSRGANRLLYQGATPVVDDETFEDALFSLFGCLKQEDAPGAGRARGAEGAPSNPVVDALRAEPLGMERLYAIAAASCGGADARSWLMERLVEAELAGAIARHPDGRWGPAAR, encoded by the coding sequence GTGAGCGCGCTTGCGGGCGAGCGGACGGTGCTCGAGCGCGGGGGCGCGGGGTACCCGTCGGCGCTCGCGCGCGTGGCGCAGCCGCCCGAGCTGCTCTACGTGGTGGGCGACCCCGCCGCGCTCGAGGAGGGCATCGCCATCGTGGGCGCGCGCAAGGCGACGCCGTACGGGCGGGGGTGCGCGCAGCGCTTCGCGGCCTTGGCCGCGCGACGGGGCGTCGCGGTGGTGTCGGGCGGCGCGCGGGGCTGCGACGCGGCGGCGCATGCAGCCGCGCTCGACGCCGGCGGGCGCACGGTGGCGTTTTTGGGCGGCGGGTGCGACCGGCTGTACCCCGCCGAGCACGCGGGGCTGTTCCAGCGCATCGTGGACGGGGGCGGGGCGGTGGCGTCCGAGCACGCGTGGGGCGAGGACCCCAAGCCCTACCGCTTCCGCCTGCGCAACCGCCTCATCGCGGGGCTCGCGCGCGCGACGCTCATCGTGGAGGCGGGGCTGCCCTCGGGCACCTTCTCCACGGCCGACGAGGCGCTCGCGGCGAACCGCGACGTGCTCGTGGTGCCCGGCGCCATCACGGCCGCCTCCTCGCGCGGCGCGAACCGCCTGCTGTACCAGGGGGCGACGCCCGTCGTGGACGACGAGACGTTCGAGGACGCGCTGTTCTCGCTGTTCGGCTGCCTGAAGCAGGAGGACGCTCCCGGCGCCGGGCGTGCGCGCGGGGCCGAGGGCGCGCCTTCGAACCCGGTGGTGGACGCCCTGCGCGCCGAGCCGCTGGGCATGGAGCGGCTCTACGCGATCGCGGCCGCGTCGTGCGGCGGGGCCGACGCGCGCTCGTGGCTCATGGAGCGCCTCGTGGAAGCCGAGCTCGCCGGCGCCATAGCCCGCCACCCCGACGGCCGCTGGGGCCCGGCGGCGCGGTGA
- a CDS encoding ribbon-helix-helix domain-containing protein, which produces MDREELNKRFGVTEEQLDAWAEEYENGTWDASALGEVRRGRPSLADEEVKPVTFRIPESWIVAMDKRAEEKGITRSEFLRDAVEFALADRD; this is translated from the coding sequence ATGGATCGCGAAGAGCTCAACAAGAGGTTCGGCGTGACCGAGGAGCAGCTGGACGCGTGGGCCGAGGAGTATGAGAACGGCACCTGGGACGCCTCTGCGCTCGGCGAGGTGAGAAGGGGCCGTCCTTCGCTTGCGGATGAAGAGGTGAAGCCCGTGACGTTCCGCATCCCCGAATCGTGGATCGTCGCGATGGACAAGCGCGCTGAGGAAAAGGGGATCACGCGCTCCGAGTTTTTGCGCGACGCTGTCGAGTTCGCGCTTGCCGACCGCGACTGA